Part of the Dermatophilus congolensis genome is shown below.
CGGCGGCGTCGGGCTGGTGAGGTGGTGGAGTTGCCGCCGGAGAAGCAGTTGTATTTCTGGACGGCGGCGAAGTACACGGCTAATGGGCAGGTGAAGGAGCCTTCGAAGCCTCGAGTGACGACGGATAAGTTGTTTGACCAGTTGGAGGAGCGTAAGTCTCAGCCGTTGTGGCGGGTTTTGGTGGCTTTGTCGATTCGTCATGTGGGGCCGACGGCGGCGCGTGCATTAGCGGCGAAGTATGGGTCGATGGATGCTATTCGGGCTGCCCATGTGGAGGATTTGGCAGCTACTGATGGGGTGGGGCCGGTGATTGCGGAGTCGGTGCGTGCGTGGTTTGAGGTTGATTGGCATGTGGAGATTGTTCAGGCGTGGGCGCGTGCTGGGGTGCGGATGGCCGATGAGGTGGATGAGTCGGTGTCGGCGACGTTGGCTGGGTTGACGGTGGTGGTGACGGGGTCGTTGGAGGGGTTTACGCGTGATGCTGCTAAGGAGGCGATTTTGGCTCGTGGCGGTAAGGCGGCTGGGTCAGTGAGTAAGAAGACTGACTATGTGGTGGTGGGGGCTAATGCTGGGTCGAAGGCAACGAAGGCGGAGTCGTTGGGGCTGCGCATTTTGGATGAGGAGGGGTTTGTGGCTTTGCTTGCTGGTGGGCCGGTTGCTGTGGGCGATGAGGTGGGGCAGGAGTGAGTGCAGGTAGGGGCGTGGGGGTGGGTGCTGTGTGGCCGGGGTTGGTGTTTTCTGCGCTGGTGGGGGTGGCTGCGATGGGGGTGTCCTGGTTGTTGGGGTTGGTGGTTCCGGCGGTGAGTGCGCTGTTGGTGGCGATTGTGCTGGGGGTGGTGGTGGGGAATGTGGTGGAGTTACCGTGTAGGTGGGAGCCGGGGATGGCGGTGGCTTCTAAGCGGGTGTTGCGGGTGGGGATTGTGGCGTTTGGGTTGTCGTGTTCGTTGGTGGATGTGGTGGCGTTGGGGTGGGGCACGGTGGTGTTGGTGGTGGCGGTTGTGGTGGCTGGGTTTGTTGCTGCTGAGGTGGTGGGGCGGTTGTTGGGGGTTTCGCGTGGGTTGCGCACGTTGATTGGTGCGGGGTTTTCGATTTGTGGTGCGGCTGCGGTGGCGGGTGTGGAGGATTTGGTTGAGGACAAGGATGAGTCGGATGTGGTGACGGCGTTGGCGTTGGTGGTGTTGTTTGGCACGCTGATGATTCCGTTGATTCCGGTGTTGGCTGGGGTGGTGGGGTTTTCGGTGGTGCAGGCGGGTAGGTGGGTGGGGGCTTCGACGCATGAGGTGGCGCAGGTTGTTGCTGGTGCTGGGGTGGTGGGGCCTGCTGCGTTGACGGTTGCGGTGATGGTGAAGTTGGGGCGGGTGGTGATGTTGGCGCCTGTGGCGGCGGTGCTGTCGTTGGGAGTGCGTCGTCGTGTGCGTGCTGCCGGTGGGCAGGGTCGGGTGTCGTTGCCGCCGGCGGTTCCGTTGTTTGTGGTGGGTTTTTTGGTTGCGGTGGGTGTGCGCAGTGTGGGGGTGGTGCCGGTGGGAGTGTTGGAAATTGCTCGGTGGGTTCAGGTGGTGTGTTTGTCGACGGCGATGTTTGCGTTGGGGTGTGGAGTAAAGGCGTCGCGGTTGCGGGCAGTTGGTGGGGCTCCGGTGGTGTTGGCTGCTGTGGTGACGGGGGTTGTGGTAGTTGTTGGTGGGGTTGGTGCGGGGTTGCTCGGCGCGTGATGGTGTCGTTTTGGGGTGTTTGGCTGCGAGAGTGGGGGGATGGACGACAGTGATGTGCAGCAGTTGCGGCAGGCTGCGGAGATTATTCGTGCTGCGGGTGGGTGTGATGGTGTAGCGGGGGATTTGACGTATTTGGATGGTGCGTTGCCTGGTTCTACGACGGGTCATGCGGCGTATGACTTGGTGTTGGGGTTGGGGTTGTGGTGCTCGGATTTGGCGGATTTTGTGGAGGCTGTTGCTGCTGGTGGTGAGCACCGGTGAGGTCGTGGTTGTTTGGGGTGGTGGTGCATCCGTGGATGACGCAGGACCCTGAGGGGTTTGTGTGGTTGGCGCAGGTTTTGCGGCAGCGGGGGCGTGAGTTGTCGCGGGGGTGGGAATGGTTCAGGAGGTGTTGGGTGGGGTGGCTGATGAGGGGGTGTCGCCGGAGCTAGTGGGAGTGTTTGCGGCAATTGAGCAGGCGGCCTCGGCGTGTGAGGTGCTGGCGCAGGCATTGGGTGAGCATGGGGTGCAGGTTGCGCGGTTGGTGGGGGAATTAGAGTCGTTGCCGGTGGGTAGGTGGTGGCAGGTGGGGCGGTTGCGGGATGAGTTGCGGGTGCATACGGATGCGTTGTCGCAGGTGGATGTGCGGGTGCGGGAGTTGGTGCAGGAGTGTGTGCGTGGGGTTCCGCAGGCGGGTGAGCGTCGGTGGTCGCAGGTGTTGGGTGTTCGGGTGGTAGGTAGTGAGGTGGCGGTGGGGTCGCGGGTGGAGTGTGCGGGGTTGGCTTTGCCGGTGTTGCGGGTGGCGGTGTTGGGGGATCCGCGGGTGCGGGTGCGTTTTGCTCGGGAAGGGTTGGAGTCGGTGGGTTTGGGGGTTCCGTTGAGTGTTGAGGCGGCGATGTGGGTGGTGGAGTTGGCTCAGGGGGCTGGTGTGGGTGGGGTGGAGTGCGCGGCTGCGCGGGCGGCGGTGGTGCGGGTGCGGGGTCAGTTGGGTGGGGTTCAGGTGGGGGTGAGGGTGGTGGAGGAGGCGCGTGCGGCGTTGGTGGCTTTGGGGTGGCAGGGGCGGGAGCGGTTGATGTTGTTGTGGCCGCGTGTGGTGGGTGCGTTGCCGGGGGCGGATCCGTTGTTGCGGGGGAGGGCGAATGCGTCGGTGATTCGGGCGGAGTTGGGGTGTGCTCGGGGTGTTGATGTGGAGCTGGAAGCGCGGGCGGTGGCTAGGCGGGTGGGGGATGCCTCGAGTGTGCTGCGCCGGGTGCGGTCGTGGTTGTTGTCGGTGTATACGGGGGTGGAGCCGGCGCGGACGTGGGTGGCGTTGAAGACGGATTATCCGTTGTTTGTGCGGCGTGATTTGCGGGCGCGGGTGCGGTTGTGGCTGCGTTTGTTGATGGAGCGTCCTGGGGGTAGGGCGCGGTGTGTGTGGGCGTTTGATGCGGCGGGGGTGGGGCATGTTGTGGAGTTGATTGGTTGTTGGGATGAGCGGACGCGCAATGTGGTGGTGTTTGTTCCGGGGACTGGGTCGGGGATGTATGGGTTTCATATGCCTGAGCACAGTTGTCGGGTGTTGGTGGAGTCTGATCCGGCGGGGCGGACGGCGGCGTTGTGCTGGGTGGGGGATGAGTTTCCGACGGGGATTGTGAATGAGTCGTCTTCGGGGCGGTTTGCGGTTTCGGCGGGGCGGGCTTTGGTTTCGGATGTGGTGGCGTTGGGGGTACCTGGTGGTTCGTTGGGGGTGCGGGTGACGGTGGTTGGTCATAGTTATGGGGCGGCAATGGTGGGGGCGGCGGAACGGGTGGGGTTGCCTGCGGATGTGGTGGTGCATCTTGGGTCCCCGGGGGCAGGGCCGGGGGTGCGTTCGGTGGCTGATTATGCGCGGTGGGATGTGTGGGGGCGGCGGCGTTGGGTTCGTCGGTTTGTGTGTACTGCTCCGGGTGATCCGGTGCGGTGGGTTTTTCTGTTGTCTGGGGTGGGGGTTGCGCCGTTGGGGGTGGATCCGCGGGGTTTGGTGGGGGTGGAGGTTTTCGGAGCGGGGGTGTGGGAGGAGGAGGTTGGTGGTCATCGGGTTGGGGAGTGTGTGGCTGGTGCGTCTGGGCATATGGGGGTGATGACGCCGGGGACGACGGCGTTTCGCCGGGTGTGTGAGATTGCGCGTGGGGTGGAGCCTTGTTGATGGTGGCCAGCTCGGGGCTGGGGGTGTTTGCCGCGTATGGTGGTTTCATGGCGTCGATTTCGAAAGACCAGGTAGCGCACCTGGCCATGCTGGCCCGTATCGAGATGGACGACGAGGAGCTGAGCCGGCTTGCGGGTGAGCTGGATGGGATCCTCGACGCGGTCGCGTTGGTGGGTGAGGTGGCTTCGGCGGATGTGGAGCCGATGGCTAACCCTGTGGCGATGAATACTGTGCTGCGCGCAGATGAGCCGCGTGAGGGTTTGTCTGGTGAGGCTGTGTTGGGTAATGCCCCTGAGGCTGAGGATGGCCGTTTCGTGGTGCCGCGCATTCTTGGTGAGGACTGACGTGGCTGGTGTTTCTTCTGGGGCCTGTGATGGCTCGTCTTCTTTTGTTGATTCGTCTGTGGAGTGTGAGGAGCAGGTGCCGATGCTGAGCACCCCTGAGCAGATTGTGCGTGCTTCGGCCGTTGAGTTGGCTGCGGCGATGCGTGCCGGTGAGGTGACTTCTGAGCAGGTCACTCGGGCTTTTTTGGACCGTATTGATGCTGTGGATGGTGTGGTTCACGCTTTCTTGCACCGTAATGATGAGGAGGCGTTGGCGGTAGCGCGTGAGGTGGATGCGGCGCGTGCGGCTGGTGAGGTGTTGCCGCCGTTGGCGGGGGTGCCGATTGCGGTGAAGGACATCGCGGCGACGGTGGGGCAGCCTACGACGGCAGCGAGTCGGTTTTTGCAGGGCTGGATGCCTCCGTATGACGCCACGGTGGTGGAACGGATTCGTCAGGCGCGGATGCCGATTTTGGGTAAGACGAATATGGATGAGTTCGCGATGGGTGGGTCGACGGAGCATTCTGCGTATGGTGTGACGCGTAATCCGTGGGCGTTGGATCGGGTTCCGGGTGGTTCTGGCGGTGGTAGCGCGGCGGTGCTTGCTGCGCATATGGCTCCGTTGGCGGTGGGGTCGGATACGGGTGGGTCGATTCGTCAGCCGGCGGCGTTTACGGGCACGGTGGGGGTGAAGCCTACGTATGGAGGGGTTTCCCGGTATGGGGTGATCTCTTTGGCGAGCAGTTTGGATCAGATTGGTCCGTGCGCGAATACGGTTGAGGATGCAGCGTTGCTGCATGAGGTGTTGGGTGGGCATGATCCGCGGGATTCGACGTCGTTGCCTGATCCGGTTCCTTCGGTTGTGGAGGCTGCGCGTAATGGTGATTTGCAGGGGCTGCGGGTTGGGGTGATTCCGGAGCTGATCAGTGGTGAGGCTGCGCAGAGTTTCGGTGAGGGTGTGTTGGAGCAGTACGCTGCTGCGATCGCTGATCTTGAGTCTGCAGGTGCGCAGATCACGGAGATTGAGATGCCGCATTTCCGTTATGGGGTGGCGGCTTACTATCTGATTCTTCCTTCGGAGGCGAGCAGTAATCTCGCTCGCTACGACGCGATGCGATATGGGCGTCGGGTTGCGCCGGCGGGTGTGGCTTCGCCGGATGCGGAGCAGGTGATGGCTGCTTCGCGTGAGGCTGGTTTTGGGCCGGAGGTTAAGCGCCGCATCATTTTGGGTACGTATGCGCTTAGTTCGGGGTATTACGACGCGTATTACGGTCAGGCGCAGAAGGTTCGCACGCTGATTGCTGGTGATTTTTCGGCTGCGTTTGCGTCGGTGGATGTGATTGCTTCGCCGACGGCGACGGTGACTCCGTATGTGCTGGGTGAAAAGATTGATGACCCGGTGGCTTTGTATGTGCTTGATGCTTTGACGATTCCGGCGAACTTGGCTGGTCTTCCTGCGATGAGTGTGCCTGTTGGTACTTCAGCGGCAGATGGTTTGCCGGTGGGGATGCAGTTTATTGCGCCAGCTCGTGCTGATGATCGTCTTTACCGTGTGGGTGCGGGGCTGGAGCGGGCTGTGCGTGAGCGGTTGGGGGCGCCGGTGTTGGCGTCGATGCCGGATCTTATTGCTGCCGTGGCTGCCTTTGAGGGCAAGGCTGCTGACATCACAGGAGGGGACCGATGAGCACGGTCGCGAAGGAGTTGGCTTCGATTGCGGCTGCTGCCGCCACGGAGATGGACACGATCGATTTCGATGAAGTTGTTGAGCTGTATGACCCGGTGATTGGTCTTGAAGTCCATGTGGAGTTGAACACAGCGACGAAGATGTTTTGTTCGTGTTCGGCGCGTTTTGGTGCTGAGCCGAATACGCATGTGTGTCCGGTCTGTTTGGGGTTGCCTGGGGCGTTGCCGGTGGTGAATGCCGCTGCGGTGGAGTCGGCTATCCGGATCGGGTTGGCGTTGAACTGTGAGATTAACCAAGTGACACGGTTTGCGCGGAAGAATTATTTCTATCCGGATATGACGAAGAACTTCCAAACCTCGCAGGCAGAGAACCCAATTGCGGTGAATGGGTATCTCGATGTGACGTTGGAAGATGGCGCGGTTTTCCGGGTGGAGATTGAGCGTGCGCACATGGAGGAAGATGCCGGCAAGTTGGTGCATGTCGGTGGTTCTACTGGGCGTATTCAGGGTGCGGATTATTCGCTGGCTGACTACAACCGAGCTGGTATTCCGTTGATCGAGATTGTGACGCGGCCTTTGTATGGGGCTGGCGAGCGTGCGCCGGAGGTGGCTCGGGCGTATGTGGGTGCATTGCGTGAGTTGATGCAGGCGTTGAAGGTCAGTGATGCGCGGATGGAGCAGGGGTCGTTGCGCTGTGATGCGAACGTTTCTTTGCGGCCGCGTGCTGGTGCGGATCGTTTGGGGCCAGAGCAGCTTGCGGTGAAGCTGGGTACGCGTACTGAGACGAAGAATGTGAACTCGTTGCGGTCAGTGCATGACGCGGTGCGTTATGAGATGACTCGTCAGGCAGCGGTGTTGGAGTCTGGGCGGCCGGTTTTGCAGGAGACTCGTCACTGGAATGAGGGGACGGGGATTACTGGTTCGGGTCGGCCTAAGTCTGATGCGGATGATTATCGGTATTTCCCGGAGCCGGATTTGTTGCCGATTGTGACAACTGCCGAGCGTATTGAGCAGTTGCGGGCTACATTGCCTGAGCCGCCGGGGTTGCGTCGTGAGCGTCTTCAGAGCGAGTGGGGGTTCACTGATCTGGAGATGCGTGATGTGGTCGGTGCGGGTGCGCTGGATCTGATTGATGAGAGTGTGCTGGCTGGCGCTAGCCCGGCTGGGGCGCGTAAGTGGTGGCTGGGTGAGGTGTTGCGCCGCGCGAACGCTCAGGAGCGTGAGTTGGTCGATATGGGGCTGGCTCCTGCTGATGTTGCTGAGTTAGAGCAGCTGGTGTCTTCGGGGCGTCTGTCGGATGCGATGGCGCGCCAGGTGCTTGAAGGTGTTCTTGCTGGTGAGGGGACGCCGACGGCGGTTGCTGATGCCCGTGGTTTGGCCATGGTCAATGACGACAGTGCACTCCAGGAAGCAGTAGATGCGGCGATTGCTGCGAATCCTTCTGTGGCAGAAAAGATCCGCGGCGGTAAGGTGCAGGCTGCAGGTGCTTTGATCGGTCAGGTAATGAAGGCAACAAAAGGAAGCGCGGACGCCGCCCGCGTGCGTGAGCTGATCCTCGAAACCTTGGGCGTGGAGGGCTAAACGATGACGAGTGTGCAGACGGTTGAGGGTCCTGGGGCCATGCGTCGGCGTCTGCAGCAGGCCTCAGCGGCTGGCGAGCAGAGCGCTGCTGAGGTCGACTCTTCATTAGTTGCTTCGTCAGCATTGGCTGGTTTTGCCGGAGAAGGTGAGGATATGCGAGTCCTTGTCCTGATGCGGCATGCGAAGGCTAAGTCTTCTTCTCCTGCGGGTGATTTTGAGCGCCCGTTGCATCGGGATGGTCGTAGCGCGGCCAGGACGGTGGGGGAGTGGCTCGTTGGCGAGAATGTGCGTCCTGATATTGCTGTGGTTTCGCCGTCAACTCGCACGGTGCAGACATGGGAAGAATTAACCCGTGGTGGTTTGCGCGCTAATGATCTGTGGGCTGATAAGGCGATTTATGACGGTGAGGCCCGCGACATTATTGAGTCGGTGAATGCTCTACCTAATGACGCGCATGTTGTTGTAGTGATTGGGCATTTCCCGGCAGTTCCACAGTTGGCAAGTCAGTTGGCTGACCATCTTCCGGCTGGGTCTGCTCATCCTGAGGATGGGTGGCCGCCAGCTTCTGCTGCGGTGGTTGCTCATCCGGGTAGTTGGGAGTCTTTTCCTAGCCAGGAGTCTGCTGTGGTGGCGTTCCGTCGGGGATGAGGTTGTTCTATGGGCCCGTTGTGTGATGTTTTGCAGAGTTTTTTTTGGTTATGACTTTTTGCAGGGAGAGATGGTGAACCACACACGGACAGCTGCGGCCACGATGCGTTCTTTGCGTTTCGTGGTGGGGGAGAGGCGCTTGATGTCAGCCTTGAGTTTTGCGTCGCACTGGCAGTCGAAGTAGGCGCGTTCGCCATAGCAGCCGTCGTGTTCTTTGCACAGTTTGTCGAGGGTGTCTACAGGTTCTCCAGGACCGCTGTGCCCTGGCCCGCAGTATTTGCCCCAGATGGGGAGAGAGAAACTGCGTGCGGTGGCTTTGGGGCCGGTGTAAGCGTTACGTAGTTCGTTGTATGCCTGGCCAGCTTCGATGATGTCTTCAGATTCTTTCGCTTTGCGGGCTTTGTCGACGTCGAATACGGATTCTTTGTCTTTTTTGACGAGATAGCGTTCGATGCCGGAGGCGAGGGCGTCTACGGATGGGTCTGCGGTAGTAGCGGTTGCAGCGGGTGTGGGGTTTGTTGGTGCCGAAGGCGCTGCAGTGGCGCCGGTACTAGCGAGTGTGAGTACTAGGGCGCTGGCTGAAAGGGCTGATAGGCAGACTCGTGCCAGGCGGGTGATATTGGTTTTCATAAAGATGCTCTTTCGGTGATTCCGGCGACAGACATGGTCGTCGAATCGCGGAGTGGCGAATGTGCAGTGAAGTATGCGTTGCCACTGGCGTGTGGTACTTGCCTGGTGTGGGTATTAGAGCTGCTAAGTGGTCAAAAGGAATTGCGCTGTTTTTAGATGTGTGAGTGGGTTTAGATGCCGTGAAGTAGGTAGGCCAGGGTGACGATGAGGGGAATGCCGGTCAATGTTAGGGCGGTGTTGAGCGCGGTGAGGGGAATGTTTTTAGCGCGCAGTCCCAGGATCGTGCCAGTGATGCCGATGAGCATGACCATGCCGAAGATGAACCAGGTGAGCCATACGAAGTGGGTGCCGCGGGAGACGGTCACGATGATGATGATCGCGTTAGCGATGAGGCACATCCAAGCAGCCTGCGAAGCGGATGGGCGCATTGAGGCTCCTTCAGGGGGAATCGCTGTTCTTGCCAAGGAACGGTAAACGGTATTGAGAGGTTCCGGTAGGTCTTCGTTATTAACGTCGAGTGAAAACTCCTGCGCAAGAGCAGGATGCGCTGATTGTTGCGGAAGTTTTTGTGACATGGATTTCGTGGGTGCGTGGCTGTGGTCAGTAATTACGCCTAGCGCTGCGGACCCGCAGGAAAAGAATGTGAAATCTATCACATATTTTGTTGCGTGGTGAGGGGTGATAAGTGACATGACAGATGAGACGTATCTGTCCGAACTTTGACAGGCTGTAGTGCCCATATGAAGGTTGTGAATTACACCCGAGGAAAGTGGGCACACCCGTGGCAAATTCACGAGCACCTCGCCCTTCGCCCCCGAAGGTGGCGAAGAACGCCGAACTGCGTAGCGACAGCAGTAAAGTCCACGCCGTCACGGGCGCTGAAAGTGTCGTCAAATCCCTTGAAGCAGTAGGCGCAGACGTCATCTTCGGGATACCTGGCGACGCCATCTTGCCTGTCTATGAGCCGCTACTAAACTCCACCACCTTGCGACACATCCTGGTGCGTCATGAACAGGCAGCTGGTCACGCAGCGC
Proteins encoded:
- the gatA gene encoding Asp-tRNA(Asn)/Glu-tRNA(Gln) amidotransferase subunit GatA; this encodes MLSTPEQIVRASAVELAAAMRAGEVTSEQVTRAFLDRIDAVDGVVHAFLHRNDEEALAVAREVDAARAAGEVLPPLAGVPIAVKDIAATVGQPTTAASRFLQGWMPPYDATVVERIRQARMPILGKTNMDEFAMGGSTEHSAYGVTRNPWALDRVPGGSGGGSAAVLAAHMAPLAVGSDTGGSIRQPAAFTGTVGVKPTYGGVSRYGVISLASSLDQIGPCANTVEDAALLHEVLGGHDPRDSTSLPDPVPSVVEAARNGDLQGLRVGVIPELISGEAAQSFGEGVLEQYAAAIADLESAGAQITEIEMPHFRYGVAAYYLILPSEASSNLARYDAMRYGRRVAPAGVASPDAEQVMAASREAGFGPEVKRRIILGTYALSSGYYDAYYGQAQKVRTLIAGDFSAAFASVDVIASPTATVTPYVLGEKIDDPVALYVLDALTIPANLAGLPAMSVPVGTSAADGLPVGMQFIAPARADDRLYRVGAGLERAVRERLGAPVLASMPDLIAAVAAFEGKAADITGGDR
- a CDS encoding phospholipase A2 family protein, with amino-acid sequence MKTNITRLARVCLSALSASALVLTLASTGATAAPSAPTNPTPAATATTADPSVDALASGIERYLVKKDKESVFDVDKARKAKESEDIIEAGQAYNELRNAYTGPKATARSFSLPIWGKYCGPGHSGPGEPVDTLDKLCKEHDGCYGERAYFDCQCDAKLKADIKRLSPTTKRKERIVAAAVRVWFTISPCKKS
- the gatC gene encoding Asp-tRNA(Asn)/Glu-tRNA(Gln) amidotransferase subunit GatC, which encodes MASISKDQVAHLAMLARIEMDDEELSRLAGELDGILDAVALVGEVASADVEPMANPVAMNTVLRADEPREGLSGEAVLGNAPEAEDGRFVVPRILGED
- a CDS encoding YeiH family protein, translating into MSAGRGVGVGAVWPGLVFSALVGVAAMGVSWLLGLVVPAVSALLVAIVLGVVVGNVVELPCRWEPGMAVASKRVLRVGIVAFGLSCSLVDVVALGWGTVVLVVAVVVAGFVAAEVVGRLLGVSRGLRTLIGAGFSICGAAAVAGVEDLVEDKDESDVVTALALVVLFGTLMIPLIPVLAGVVGFSVVQAGRWVGASTHEVAQVVAGAGVVGPAALTVAVMVKLGRVVMLAPVAAVLSLGVRRRVRAAGGQGRVSLPPAVPLFVVGFLVAVGVRSVGVVPVGVLEIARWVQVVCLSTAMFALGCGVKASRLRAVGGAPVVLAAVVTGVVVVVGGVGAGLLGA
- a CDS encoding alpha/beta hydrolase, with protein sequence MVQEVLGGVADEGVSPELVGVFAAIEQAASACEVLAQALGEHGVQVARLVGELESLPVGRWWQVGRLRDELRVHTDALSQVDVRVRELVQECVRGVPQAGERRWSQVLGVRVVGSEVAVGSRVECAGLALPVLRVAVLGDPRVRVRFAREGLESVGLGVPLSVEAAMWVVELAQGAGVGGVECAAARAAVVRVRGQLGGVQVGVRVVEEARAALVALGWQGRERLMLLWPRVVGALPGADPLLRGRANASVIRAELGCARGVDVELEARAVARRVGDASSVLRRVRSWLLSVYTGVEPARTWVALKTDYPLFVRRDLRARVRLWLRLLMERPGGRARCVWAFDAAGVGHVVELIGCWDERTRNVVVFVPGTGSGMYGFHMPEHSCRVLVESDPAGRTAALCWVGDEFPTGIVNESSSGRFAVSAGRALVSDVVALGVPGGSLGVRVTVVGHSYGAAMVGAAERVGLPADVVVHLGSPGAGPGVRSVADYARWDVWGRRRWVRRFVCTAPGDPVRWVFLLSGVGVAPLGVDPRGLVGVEVFGAGVWEEEVGGHRVGECVAGASGHMGVMTPGTTAFRRVCEIARGVEPC
- a CDS encoding SixA phosphatase family protein; translated protein: MTSVQTVEGPGAMRRRLQQASAAGEQSAAEVDSSLVASSALAGFAGEGEDMRVLVLMRHAKAKSSSPAGDFERPLHRDGRSAARTVGEWLVGENVRPDIAVVSPSTRTVQTWEELTRGGLRANDLWADKAIYDGEARDIIESVNALPNDAHVVVVIGHFPAVPQLASQLADHLPAGSAHPEDGWPPASAAVVAHPGSWESFPSQESAVVAFRRG
- the gatB gene encoding Asp-tRNA(Asn)/Glu-tRNA(Gln) amidotransferase subunit GatB, producing the protein MDTIDFDEVVELYDPVIGLEVHVELNTATKMFCSCSARFGAEPNTHVCPVCLGLPGALPVVNAAAVESAIRIGLALNCEINQVTRFARKNYFYPDMTKNFQTSQAENPIAVNGYLDVTLEDGAVFRVEIERAHMEEDAGKLVHVGGSTGRIQGADYSLADYNRAGIPLIEIVTRPLYGAGERAPEVARAYVGALRELMQALKVSDARMEQGSLRCDANVSLRPRAGADRLGPEQLAVKLGTRTETKNVNSLRSVHDAVRYEMTRQAAVLESGRPVLQETRHWNEGTGITGSGRPKSDADDYRYFPEPDLLPIVTTAERIEQLRATLPEPPGLRRERLQSEWGFTDLEMRDVVGAGALDLIDESVLAGASPAGARKWWLGEVLRRANAQERELVDMGLAPADVAELEQLVSSGRLSDAMARQVLEGVLAGEGTPTAVADARGLAMVNDDSALQEAVDAAIAANPSVAEKIRGGKVQAAGALIGQVMKATKGSADAARVRELILETLGVEG